A region of the Curvibacter sp. AEP1-3 genome:
AGCTCGATAGCCGGTTTCTTCAAAGAGCTCCCGCTGGGCACAGTGGGCAGTGCTCTCGCCTGCATCCAACTTGCCGGCAGGAAACTCAATCATGACTCGCTGCACGGGGTAACGATATTGGTGCTCCAGTACCACACGCAAAGGTTGCCCCGGGGATTCGATCAAAGGCACGACCATGACTGCCCCGGGATGCACCACATATTCACGGGTAGCGTGGTTCCCATCTGGCAACGAGACTATGTCGCGCCGGGCATGCAAAAAGCTACCTTTGACCATGTCTTCGCTGGAAACTTGGGTTTCCAGCAAGTGGGCTATGCCACTGGAATCAGTCATGGTGCTTGAGGAGATAACGATAGACAAAACCCGGAAACGCGAAAGTCAGGAAAAGCGTCGCGGTGATGGCATAAAACTCCCAGCCTTGGGGAGCAATCTGACCCGCATTCTTTTCCAGAAGCAGCCCCAAACCACCAACCAGAAAATAGAGGACCACCAACTCCACCAAACGCAGAGCGAGCGACTTCGAAGCTGAACCAAAGAGGCCGAAAAAGCGGGAGGTCGCAAACGGCAAATTCGCCGCAATCAGCCCGGCCAACAACAGGACCAGCACGTACGGCGAATTACCCATCATTTGAAAGAACCCAGACGAAGGCTGGTTGCGATCACATGCCCAGCATCTGCCGCACCGATGATGCACACAGTGCCATCAGGCTGCCTGGGGCCAATCCGAGAATCAGGACCAATGCACCATTGATAGAGAGCACCACGCGCACGTCAGCGGGCGCATTAACGGTTGTCGCGGTAATCGGCTCATCAAAATACATGACCTTTACCAAACGCAGGTAGTAGAAAGCACCCACTAGCGACATCAAGACTGCAAAGATCGCCATTCCCAAATAAAGTGGCTGACCGGAAACCACCAAGGCTTGCAACACTGATAGCTTGGCATAGAACCCGACCATCGGAGGAATACCTGCCAGAGAGAATGCGCAGATCGCCATTACGGCGGCATACAGCGGGCTACGCTGATTCAAGCCGGCAAAGTCGGAGATTTCTTCGCTCTCGAAACCTTCGCGGGACAAGAGCAGGATGACACCGAAAGTAGCCAGCGTAGTCAGCACGTAAGTGATGACGTAAAACATCGAAGAGCTGTAGGCGTTGGCGGCAAAGGTAACCGCATCACCGTTCACTACGCCGGACATCAGACCCAACAATACGAAACCCATTTGGGAAATCGTGGAAAACGCCAACATGCGTTTCAGATTGGTCTGGGCAATGGCAGCCAAGTTGCCGATCAACAAGGAGCCTACCGACAGAACCATCAACATCTGTTGCCAGTCGCCAGCCAATGGACGCATACCTTCCACCAACAAACGGATGCAGATAGCAAAAGCGGCTAGCTTGGGTGCACCACCGATCATCAAGGTGACAGCTGTAGGCGCACCCTGATAAACGTCGGGAATCCACATGTGGAATGGCACTACGCCCAACTTGAACGCGAGACCCGCAACGATGAACACCAGACCGAACACCAGTACATCCGGACGGATCTGCCCACTGGAGATGGACTTAAACAACTGGGTGATATCCAGCGTGCCGGTGGCGCCATACAACATGGACATGCCGTACAGCAGGAACCCGGAAGCCATGGCACCCAGAACAAAATACTTCATCGCCGCTTCAGTGGCCGACACATTGTCACGACGCAATGCAACCAAGGCATAACTGGACAAAGTCAACAATTCCAGACCCATGTACGTCAACAACAGGTTGTTGGACGAAATCATGACGAACATGCCGAGCAAAGACAACATGTTCAGCGTGAACAACTCGCCACCACGAAGCATGTCGCGATGACCTGCGTAAGGACGCGCGTACACCAGAGACACCATGACGGCGATCGCAGCGAAGCACTTGAGCCAATTGCCCATGGCATCGCTTACGACCATGTTTCCAAAACCATAGTAGGTCTGTCCGGCCATTGCCAAGTGAGCTTCCAAGGCGGCAACCACCGCCAAGGTCAACATGGTCAGGACATAGGTGAGGTTACGCAAGGGCGTTTTTACTCCCAGATCGATCAACAGGATAGCGCACGCCATCACCATCAAAACGATCTCTGGATACACCGTGATCCAACTGATTGTGTCAATCATCATTCGTCTCTCAATTCAGTTTGATCAGTTCAATTTGGAAATGGCAACATGCTTCAGCAGTTCTGCCACCGACACGTCCATCACATCCGTGAAGGGCTTGGGATACAAGCCCATAGCGAGCACCGCAATTGCCAACAAGCCAAGCATCAGAAATTCACGGGCGTTGATGTCTGTGAGTTCTTTGACATCATCATTGGTTACAGGTCCCAAGTACACGCGTTTGAACATCCAAAGCGTGTATGCCGCACCGAAAATCAGGGCACTGGCTGCCGCAAAACCAATCCAGAAATTGAACTTGACTGCACCCAGAATGACCATCCACTCACCGACGAAGCCTGCAGTTCCCGGCAAGCCGCAGTTCGCCATGGCAAACAGTAAGGCAAAGGCAGCAAACTTGGGCATGGTGTTCACGACACCGCCGTAGCTGGCAATTTCACGGGAGTGAACACGGTCGTACAACACACCAATAGAGAGGAACATGGCGCCGGACACAAAACCGTGCGCGATCATCTGCACCAATCCACCTGAAACACCCAAGTCATTGAAGATGAAAAAGCCGAGGGTCACAAAACCCATGTGCGCAACAGACGAATAGGCAACAAGCTTTTTCATGTCCTGTTGAACCATCGCGACCAGGCCCACATACACAACGGCAATCAACGACAGCGCCACCATGAAGCCGCCATAGGCATGCGCAGCATCAGGTGCGATAGGCATTGAGAAACGCAAGAAACCGTAGGCGCCCAGTTTCAACATGATTGCAGCCAGCACTGCAGAGCCACCCGTAGGTGCTTCCACGTGCACGTCAGGCAGCCAAGTGTGGACGGGCCACATGGGAACCTTCACGGCGAAGGCCGCAAAAAATGCAAAGAACAGCAGCGTTTGTGCCGTCTGCCCCAAGGGCAGCGCATGCCACTTAGCCAGTTCAAAGCTACCGCCCGACTGGGTGTAGAGGAAAATCAACGCAATCAGCATCAACAAAGAGCCAAGGAGCGTGTACAAGAAAAACTTGAACGCTGCATAGATCTTGTTGGGACCACCCCAGATACCGATGATCAGGTACATCGGGATCAAGGTCGCCTCAAAGAACACATAAAACAGCATGCCGTCCAACGCGGAAAACACACCGATCATGAGCCCACTCAATATGAGGAATGCGCCCATGTATTGATTCACGCGCTGGGTAATCACCTCCCATGCGGCAATCACGACGATCACCGTGATAAACGCGGTCAAGGGCACAAACCAGAACGAAATGCCATCCAACCCGAGGTGGTAATTGACATTGAAACGTTCAATCCAAGGAACGTTCTCAACAAACTGCATGGCGGCTGTGCTGTTGTCGAACTGCCCGTACAAAGGCAGGGTCAACAACAAGCTCACAACGGCACCGATCAACGCCACCCATCGCACTGCATTGGCCTGCTCATCACGCCCGAGCGCAAGCAGCAAAACACCAAAGGCAATCGGCACCCAAATAGAAAGGCTCAACAAACCCATATTCTTTTTCTCCTACTTGAGCCAGACGAAATATGTCATCAACACAAACACGCCGAGAATCATGATCAGCGCGTAGTGGTACAGATATCCGGACTGAGCCTTGCGAACCAAACCGGAAAACAGTCCCACCAGCTTCCAGGAACCATTGACAACAGCACCGTCAATCAACGCCTGGTCGCCGACTTTCCAAAGCCCGGTACCGAGCATGCGTGCACCACGTGCCAGAATGTTTTCATTGATCCAGTCGAGGTAATACTTGTTCTCCAACAGGGTGTAGACCGGCTGGGCCACACGCTTGATGGCGGCGGGTATGGCTGGATACATCATGTAGAAAACATACGACGTCACCACACCGGCAATGGCCAACCACAGTGGCAGGGTTGTAAGCGAGTGCAACGCCATTGCTGCGGCTCCATGGAACTCGGCAGACAACTCTTCCATCGCGGGATGCAGTTCGTGATTGACGAAAATCACACCCTTGAAGAAGTCCCCATGCAACATGGGTTCAATCGTGAAATAACCGATCAGGACCGACGGAATCGCCAAGAGGACAAGGGGTACCCACACCACCCAAGGAGATTCATGTGGCTTCGCGTCATGGTGATGATCATGGCCGTGATGGTCATCATGGTGCGCGTCGGGGTTCTGATCGAATCTCTCCTTGCCATGGAACACCAAGAAATACATCCGGAAGGAGTAGAACGCTGTCACGAACACACCGGCGAGGACCGCAAAATTCGCAAATCCAGCTCCTGGCAAGTGACTTGCGTGGACAGCCTCAATGATGCTGTCCTTGGAGTAGAAACCCGAGAAGAAAGGCGTACCAATCAAGGCCAGCGATCCCAGCAAGGAAGTAATCCAAGTCACTGGCATGTATTTACGCAGACCACCCATCCAACGAATGTCCTGGTTGTGGTGAACGCCCATAATCACCGAACCCGCACCCAAAAATAGCAACGCCTTGAAGAACGCGTGGGTCATCAAATGGAATACTGCAACAGAGTAGGCCGAGACGCCGAGGGCGACCGTCATGTACCCGAGCTGGGAAAGCGTGGAATAGGCCACCACACGCTTGATGTCGTTTTGGATGATCCCGAGGAAACCCATGAAAAGCGCGGTGATGGACCCGATTACCAAGATGAAGTTGAGGGCCGTATCACTTAGCTCGAAGAAAGGAGACATGCGGGACACCATGAAGATGCCGGCGGTCACCATGGTTGCCGCGTGAATCAACGCAGAAATGGGTGTGGGACCTTCCATGGAGTCAGGCAACCACACATGCAGTGGGAACTGCGCAGATTTACCCATGGCCCCAATGAACAGACAGATGCAAATCACCGTGACCAACATCCAATCGGTACCCGGAAACACCAGCGTTGACAGATCGGCAGATTTTGCGAACACCTCAGAGTAATTGAGGCTACCGGTATAGGCACCGATCA
Encoded here:
- a CDS encoding NUDIX domain-containing protein codes for the protein MTDSSGIAHLLETQVSSEDMVKGSFLHARRDIVSLPDGNHATREYVVHPGAVMVVPLIESPGQPLRVVLEHQYRYPVQRVMIEFPAGKLDAGESTAHCAQRELFEETGYRASDWSKAGVIHPVIAYSTEFIEVWFAKGLVAGERKLDSGEFLDVFTVTAEELITWCLDGRVTDAKTIAAAMWLQGYQSGAWTPVWSSTSPD
- a CDS encoding DUF2818 family protein, encoding MGNSPYVLVLLLAGLIAANLPFATSRFFGLFGSASKSLALRLVELVVLYFLVGGLGLLLEKNAGQIAPQGWEFYAITATLFLTFAFPGFVYRYLLKHHD
- the nuoN gene encoding NADH-quinone oxidoreductase subunit NuoN; translated protein: MIDTISWITVYPEIVLMVMACAILLIDLGVKTPLRNLTYVLTMLTLAVVAALEAHLAMAGQTYYGFGNMVVSDAMGNWLKCFAAIAVMVSLVYARPYAGHRDMLRGGELFTLNMLSLLGMFVMISSNNLLLTYMGLELLTLSSYALVALRRDNVSATEAAMKYFVLGAMASGFLLYGMSMLYGATGTLDITQLFKSISSGQIRPDVLVFGLVFIVAGLAFKLGVVPFHMWIPDVYQGAPTAVTLMIGGAPKLAAFAICIRLLVEGMRPLAGDWQQMLMVLSVGSLLIGNLAAIAQTNLKRMLAFSTISQMGFVLLGLMSGVVNGDAVTFAANAYSSSMFYVITYVLTTLATFGVILLLSREGFESEEISDFAGLNQRSPLYAAVMAICAFSLAGIPPMVGFYAKLSVLQALVVSGQPLYLGMAIFAVLMSLVGAFYYLRLVKVMYFDEPITATTVNAPADVRVVLSINGALVLILGLAPGSLMALCASSVRQMLGM
- a CDS encoding NADH-quinone oxidoreductase subunit M, giving the protein MGLLSLSIWVPIAFGVLLLALGRDEQANAVRWVALIGAVVSLLLTLPLYGQFDNSTAAMQFVENVPWIERFNVNYHLGLDGISFWFVPLTAFITVIVVIAAWEVITQRVNQYMGAFLILSGLMIGVFSALDGMLFYVFFEATLIPMYLIIGIWGGPNKIYAAFKFFLYTLLGSLLMLIALIFLYTQSGGSFELAKWHALPLGQTAQTLLFFAFFAAFAVKVPMWPVHTWLPDVHVEAPTGGSAVLAAIMLKLGAYGFLRFSMPIAPDAAHAYGGFMVALSLIAVVYVGLVAMVQQDMKKLVAYSSVAHMGFVTLGFFIFNDLGVSGGLVQMIAHGFVSGAMFLSIGVLYDRVHSREIASYGGVVNTMPKFAAFALLFAMANCGLPGTAGFVGEWMVILGAVKFNFWIGFAAASALIFGAAYTLWMFKRVYLGPVTNDDVKELTDINAREFLMLGLLAIAVLAMGLYPKPFTDVMDVSVAELLKHVAISKLN
- the nuoL gene encoding NADH-quinone oxidoreductase subunit L, with the protein product MSQTLSASTLLAVPLAPLAGAVLAGVFGTKFGGNWIGRKLSHSLTILGVFVAFVLSAMTLMSVVNDGARFNETIYTWMVVGGLKMEIGFLIDSLTAMMMCVVTFVSLMVHLYTVGYMEEDEGYNRFFAYISLFTFSMLMLVMSNNLLQLFFGWEAVGLVSYLLIGFWFNKPTAIFANMKAFLVNRVGDFGFILGIGLIGAYTGSLNYSEVFAKSADLSTLVFPGTDWMLVTVICICLFIGAMGKSAQFPLHVWLPDSMEGPTPISALIHAATMVTAGIFMVSRMSPFFELSDTALNFILVIGSITALFMGFLGIIQNDIKRVVAYSTLSQLGYMTVALGVSAYSVAVFHLMTHAFFKALLFLGAGSVIMGVHHNQDIRWMGGLRKYMPVTWITSLLGSLALIGTPFFSGFYSKDSIIEAVHASHLPGAGFANFAVLAGVFVTAFYSFRMYFLVFHGKERFDQNPDAHHDDHHGHDHHHDAKPHESPWVVWVPLVLLAIPSVLIGYFTIEPMLHGDFFKGVIFVNHELHPAMEELSAEFHGAAAMALHSLTTLPLWLAIAGVVTSYVFYMMYPAIPAAIKRVAQPVYTLLENKYYLDWINENILARGARMLGTGLWKVGDQALIDGAVVNGSWKLVGLFSGLVRKAQSGYLYHYALIMILGVFVLMTYFVWLK